The genomic region TTCCATCGCGCGCGGGTGCAGCGCCGGGCTGACCTCCGGAACCGTCAGCGCCACGTGCTTCACGTGGAAGTACGGGAACGTGAAGGACTGCCATTCTATGGTGCAGCCGTCGCGGGTCAACTGCGACGCGATGTAATTCCCCGACGTTTTGTCTTCGGGAGAGCCGGCGGGATGCGGTCCGATCTTCTGCGAAAGTGCGAGGACGTGCTGGTACGCGCGCTGGCCCGACACCCGGACCACCGCCCCCTGCGGCGCGACGCCCCCTCCCGCGGGCGCCGCGACAATGGCCGCGGGCGCGGCCGTTGCGATCGCGATGATCGCGGCCGCGCGTACGATCCTCCGGCTTCCCTTCACGTTCCCACCTCGCGTCGCGCCGCCCTCCGGGGAGGCCGGCATCATTCGTTCGTCGAACGAGCACCGTCTGTGAACCGCCGCGTGTTGCTCCAGTTGAGTTACGGCCACTTCGCGACCGATCTCTCGCAGGGCGCGCTGCCGGCGCTGCTCCCCCTGTTTAAGACGCAGTACCATCTATCCTACACGGACGTCGGCCTGGTGGTGCTCATAGCTAGTATCAGCTCCTCTATCGTGCAGCCCGCGTTCGGCGTGCTGAGCGACCGGGCCCGGATGCGCTGGCTCATGCCGGCCGGGGCGCTGATCTCGGGGACCGGCATGATTCTGGCGGTGGCGGCCCACCACTTCGCACTCATGATGGCCATGATCTTCCTCTGCGGGCTCGGCGTGGCCGCGTTCCACCCCGAAGGGTACAAGTGGGCCGGCCTCGCGAGCGGCGAACGGCGCGCCACGGGCATGTCGTACTTCTCCGCCGGCGGAAACGTGGGCTACGGATTCGGCCCGGCGGCCGCCAGCGTGGCGCTACATCTCGCCGGCCTGAGGGGCCTTTTCTATATGCCGGTGTTCAGCATTCCCGCCGCCGTGATCCTGTGGTTCGTCGCTTCGCCGCGCCGGCGCAGCGAACTCGAAGCGGAGTGGCACGAGACCGCCCGTGCGGCCGCCGGCGAGGAGATGGACGGACGGAGGTCCGGCGTGCCGGCCGCCCCGCGGGTCGGCCGCATGACCGCGCAGACGGTCCTGGGCCTCCTCGTCACGTTCGTCGTCCTGCGTTCCTGGACGTCGACGGGCGAGTCGAGCTTCATTCCGCTGTATTTCGCCGGTGTGCGCCATCTCACACCGACGTACGCGGGCCTGCTGGTCAGCCTCTTCCTCGGCGCCGGATCGGTCGGTACGCTGCTCGGCGGCATCGCCGCGGATCGGTGGGGTCGCCGGCGCATGCTCCTCGTCTCGATGGCGATCCTGCCGCCGCTGCTGTGGCTCATGCCCCGCGCGGTCGGCCCGATCGGCCTGGCCGCGGCGCTGATCGCCGGGATGGCCGCCGTCAGCACGTTCGCCGTCGTCATGGTGATGGCGCAGTCGGTCATTCCGGGACGGATCGGGCTCATCTCCGGCCTCATCATCGGCTTCGCCGTCGGCACCGGCGGCATCGGGACGACGATTCTCGGGGCGATCGCGGACCGGTGGGGCGTGCTGCGGGCGCTCGACGTGACCGCGCTGCTGCCGTTCGCGGCGCTCGCGATCGCGCTGCTGCTGCCCCCCGACCCACCGGGGGCATGGAACCCGAATGTCGAAACGACTCGTAGTTCCGTACGTGGCGCGCACGCCGGCGCCGCGGGAGGCTCGTGATGCATCACGACGACAATTTGTCAGGTGGAGGGCTGCGACGCCGGCGATTCCTGCGCTACCTGCTGGCCGGAGCGGCCGGGTCGCTGTGCGCCGGCACGCTTACCGCCCCGCAGGCGCGGCGCGCCTGGGCCGCGGCGCCGAAGGCGCCTCCGTCGCCACCCGGCTGGCCGCCCGACAAGGCCGGGACGACCGGCATCACCGTCAAGCCCGACGACCCGTCGATCTCGGCCGCGCCGATCGAGTTTCCGGCGTTTCTCACCACGCTGCAGGGGTACCTCGCCACCCCGACGGGGGGAGAGACGTATCCCGCGATCCTGATACTGCACGACGCGAGCGGCCTCTCGGAGCACTACCGCGACATCGCGCGCCGCCTCGCCAAACTGGGCTACGTCGCGCTCGTGCCCGATCTGCTGTCCCGATCCGGAGGCACCGCCAAGTTGGGCGGCGACGCCAAAGTCGCGGACGCGATGACGCGAATTCCCATCCCCAAGTTCGTCCAGGATATGAACAGCGCGATGCGCTACCTGGAAGCGCACCCGCTCGTCTCCAAGACGCGCGTGGGTATGTTGTCGTTCGGGCTCGGCGGGGTGTTCTCGTGGTTCCTGCTGGCCGACAACTCGGACGTCAAAGCGGCGGCGATCTACTACGGCGGCGTGCCGAATTTGAATCTGGTACCCCATATCTCGACGTCGGTGCTCGCGGTCTTCGGCGACGGCGACGGCCACGACGAAGCCGACCTCAAAGAACTCGACGCCGCGATGAAAAAGGCGGGCACGCCTTGGACGTACAAGATCGAGGCCAAGGCCGGTCGCGGCTTCTTCGACGACACGCGGCGCGGATACACGCCGGAAGCCGCCAAAGACGCCTGGAAGATAGCGCTCGACTGGTACGAAAAGCATCTGACCGCCTGACACGCGCGCTCGGCGGCCGCGATCCTGGAAGGAGTACCGGGCGCCTGCGCCTGATGATATGATTCGGCGAGCGACGTGACCGAGCCGATTCCCGCTTCCATCCGAGTATTCCGCGCGTTTTCTGTGACGACGGCCGTGGCGGCGTATCTGCTCGTGCTGCTCGGCGGGCTCGTCCGAATCACGGGCGCGGGCCTGGCCTGCCCGGATTGGCCGCTCTGCCACGGCCGGCTCGTGCCGCCCCTCGACGGCCTCGTCCTGATCGAATACGGCCACCGGCTGTTGGCCGCGTCGGTGAGCGTCCTCGTCCTCCTCACCGCGGCGCTCGCGTTCCGGGTACGGCGGTCGGTCTCGGGCAGCGGTCCGCTCGCGCTTGCGGTGCTGGTCCTCGTCGCGGTGCAGATCGTGCTCGGCGGCCTCACCGTCAAACTGCAGCTCACCCCGGGCCTCGTCGCCACGCACCTCGGCGTCGCGATGCTGTTCTTCGGCGGGCTGCTCGTGCAGGCGGCGAACGCGCTGCGGCCCGCGGGCCCGGCGGCGCCCGACGGGTTCCGGCGGCTCTCGCTCGGCGCGGCGGCGGCGACGTTCGTGATGATCCTGATCGGCGGCTACGTCGGCTCGAGCGGCGCCGCGCTTGCCTGTCCCGACCTGCCGTTCTGCCGGGGTCCCGTGGTGGTGCCGCCCGACGCGCCGTCGCAGATTCACATGCTGCACCGGTTCTGGGCGCTGGTCGTGGCCGCGCTGGTGATCTGGACCGCGGCGGCGGCGGCGCGGCTGCGCATCCGCCGCCTCGCCGTCGCCGCCAACCTCGCGCTGCTCTGCGTCGCCCTGCAGATCGCGGCGGGCGTGCTCAACGTCGCGACGCGCCTGGCCCCGGCGGTGCAGGGTGTGCACCTCGGCCTCGCCGCGGCGCTGTTCGCGACGCTCGTGGTCCTGACCGCGCTGACCCGGCCGGCGCCCGAGCGGTCGCCGGCCGGGGCGGACCGCGCCGTCCCGCCGGTACGCGCGCCGCGACCGATGCCCACAATTGCGGGCGGCTCGGTAGACGATTTCGCGGACGCGAAGGTGGCGGCGGACGCGCTGGCCTGGACCGCGGACGAGCCGAAGACGCCGCTCGGGCGCGCGGCCGCAACGGCGCGCGACTACCTCGCGCTGATGAAACCGCGCATCATCCTCCTGCTGCTCATCACGACGATCACGACGATGATGGTCGCCTCGCCGCATCACCTGCCGCTTGCGGCCCTCTTTCTGACGGTGCTCGGCGGCACGCTGGCGGCGGGCTCCGCCAACGCCTTCAACATGTATGTCGACCGCGATATCGACGCCATCATGCGGCGGACCTGCCTGCGTCCGGTCCCGGCGGGCCGCGTGCGCCCCTCGCAGGCCGTCGTGTTCGGCGTCGTGACCGGCTGTCTGTCGATGGCGGTGATGGCGCTCGGCGTGAACCTCCTCGCCGCGGCGCTGTCGACCGCAGGCATCCTGTTCTACGTGGGCGTCTACACGCTGTGGCTGAAGCGGTCCACGCCGCAGAACATCGTCATCGGCGGCGCCGCCGGCGCCGTGCCGCCGCTCGTCGGCTGGGCCGCGGCCACCGGGCGCATCGACGCGCCCGCGGTCGCGCTCTTCGCGATCGTGTTCCTGTGGACGCCGCCGCACTTCTGGGCGCTCGCGCTCGGCAAAGCCGACGACTACCGCGCGGCCGGGATTCCGATGCTGCCGGTCGTTCGGGGCGACGCGGAGACGCGCCGGCAGATCTTCATCTACTCGCTCGTCCTCAGCGCGGCGACGCTCGCGCTCTGGGTCCCGCTCCACGCGCTCGGCCTGGTGTACGCGGTCTCCGCGGTCGCGCTGGACGCGGTCTTCGTCGGCCTGGCGTGGGCGGTGCTGGCGCTCCGGCGGCCCGGGCTGGAGATGGCGCTCTTTGGATACTCGATCCTCTATCTCGGCCTGCTCTTCACGGCAATGGTGATCGACCGGCTGATCTGAGCTGCGCGTTCGAGGCGGCGGACAGCGCATGACGGCTCCCGCGAAGAGAGTTCTCCGTACGGTCCCTCGCGAGATCATCGGTCCGCGCGTGCGTCTGCGGCGGCTCCGGCTTTCGGACGCGCCGGCGGTATGGGACGCGATCGAAGAGTCGCGGACACGCCTCGAGCGCTGGCTGGAGTGGGTGCCCAAGTGCCGGTCGCTGCGAGACGAGCGCCGCGACATCGCGCGGATGCACGGGCTGTGGCGGCGTCGTGAGAGCTTCGTCGTCGGGATCTTCGACCGCACCAGCGGCCGGTACCTCGGCGGCAGCGCCTTCCACAAGATCAACTGGGAGCGGCGGTGCTTCGAAATCGGCTACTGGATCCGCACGAGCGCGGAGGGCCGGGGCTACGTCTCTGAAGCGGTTCGCCTGCTGACCTGCCTCGCGTTCGACCGTCTCGGCGCGGAGCGCGTGGAGATCTTCATGCACCCGCGCAACGTCCGCAGCGAAGCGGTGGTCAAGCGACTCGGGTTCGTCTACGAGGGCACCGCGCGCGCGGTGACCCCGGGCCCCGACGGAAACCTGGAAGACCGGCACATGTACGCGCTCGTGAAGGCCGACTACGCTCGGATCCGGTGGCGCCCCGGGCGGCTGAGATCACAGGGTGGCCGGCGGCCGCCGCGGGCTTTATCAAAAGTTTACACCCGCTGGATACGGTTCCGGTTGACGGAGTGACGATCCCGGAGGACACCGATGCGAACCCTTGTAGCGATCACCACGTGCGCCGTCGCCCTGGCGGCGGGAATGCTGACCCTTCACGCGGTGCCGGGCCTCGCGGCGACCGCGGCGCCCGAACTCACCGGCGGCGGACCGTGGTTCAACACCGACGGCCGGCCGGTGACGCTCGCGTCGCTACGCGGCAAAGTGGTCGGCGTGGAAATGTGGACGGCGGGCTGCGAGAACTGCCTCAACGTCCTGCCTTACATGAAGGAGTGGTACGCGAAGTATCGCGACAGCGGATTCGTCCTGGTCGGCGTGCACACGCCCGAGTTCGCCCACGAAGGCCAGGTGGCGTACGTGCGCGCGGCGATCGCCCGGCTCGGGGTCGCGTACCCCGTCGTCATGGACAACGACTACCGCATCTGGAACGCCTACCACAACGCGTACTGGCCGGCGCTCTACCTGATCGACAAACAGGGCCGGATTCGCTACACGCACATCGGCGAGGGCGATTACGACGTGACGGAGCGGCAGATCAAAGCCCTCTTGGGCGAGAAGATCTAGCCGGGGTCGCGGCCGTGGCGGGCCGGACGGCGCAGCCGTCCGGCCCGCGGTCATTTCCGCCGCGGTGGGGGCTTCGTTTCGCCGCGGCGAATCTCCCCGGCAATGGCCGGTACCCAGCACTCGGGCGCGCGCCGGGGCAGCGCCCCGCGACCCGCCGCCCGCGGCGCAGAGGGCGTCGCCCCGGAGGTCATACGGGCGGCGCGCGAGATCGCGGATCGCCTGGCCCAAGAGCGGGCGGAGGCGGTCGTGCTCGTCGGCAGCCGCGTGCGCGGGGACGTCCACGACCACTCCGACGTGGACCTCATCGCCGTGGGGCGCGGACCGGCCCGCCGGCTGGAAGTGCACGAGCCCTTCGTCGTCTCGGTACAGTGGCGGACGCCGGCGCAGCTCCGCGAAGGCTTCGCCGATCTCGCGGATCTCAGCCCGATTCCCGGCTGGCGGCGCGCCGTGATCGTGTATGATCCCAAGAAGATCGCCGCCGGTCTGAAGCGCGAGGCGCTCGCGTGGGCTTGGGATGCGCTCGGCGCGCGGGCCGACGCGTGGGTGGCCGAACAGGTCACCGATTACGCGGAGGAAGTCTTCAAACTCGTCGGCAGCCTCCGCGCCGCCCGCTACAGCGCCGCCGCCGTTCAGCGGTCCGCGCTGGCGATGAAGCTGCCCCGGGTGATGGCGGTGCACCGCCGGACGTTGTACGACGGGGATGCGCAGCTTCACGAGGCGATCGTCGCCGGCATGGGCGAACCGTGGCGGCGCGCCCACCGCCGGACGCTCGGCGTGCAGGCGGAGACTCTCGAGCAAACCTGCGGCGCGGCGCTGGAACTCTACGCGCTCGCCGCGGAAGAGACGAAGCAGTTGCTGGACGAGCGCCAGTTCGCCGTCGTGCGGGGGGCCTGCACGGCGGCCGGGTTCCCGATCGGAAGGACGCCGCGCAGCAAACGCCTCATTTGACCAGGCTGGCGCGCGCGCGGGCCGTCGCGACGCCCTGCCGTCCGGGCACCTTCGAGCCGGCCCGGCGGGCGGACTCTCTCGCGGGCCGGTCGGTGGCCGGTCAGATACCTGCCCGAGAGTTCGATTAGACTTGCACGCAACAGAGGCCTAGCACCTCAATGTCGTGAGGTGTCACTCCTCTCGCAGGCGAACCGCGACGAGTGTACCATGGGCGCACTTAGCGGTGAGAGGAGACGCATCATGAATCCCATTCCTGCCGTCTGCGATTCACGCGCGAACGGCGAATCGATCCCCGCCGTCTCGACGGAAGACACGGTCACTGCGATCGGGCTGGCCTTCCTGGCCAACGTCCCGCTTTCGCTGCGCGGCGCCCCGGGAACCGGGAAAACCTCGCTGCTTCAGTCCATCGCCGATACGTTCAGGTGGCCCATCCACACGATGACGGCGACGATCCACGATGCGACGGATTTTGCCGGACTGGCGTATCTGTCGTCGAGCGGCTCCCTGGACACCCGCACGATGCGCGCATCCCTGCAGTGGGCCGTCGCCCTCGCCGCGCAGGCGGTGAAGCAGGGCGGCGACGGCCTCCTCTTTTTCGACGACATCGCCTACGCGCCGCCGGCCGTGCAGAATGCGCTGCTCCAAATCGTACAACAGCGCCGCGTCGGGGATTTTCAGTTGCCGCTGGGCATCCGTTGCGCCGCGGCCCTCAACCCCACCGATACCGCGGCGAGCATGCGGGTGCTCACGGCGCCGCTTGCGAACCGGATGGTGCACGTCACCTGGGCGCCCGACGCCGACAGTTGGGCCGAAGGATACCTGTCCGGCTGGCGTTTCGTCCTGCCGGCACTCCCCGAAGGCTGGCAGCGCGGTCTTCCCGCGACGCGGGCAAAGGTGGCCGCGTTTGTCCGTTCGCAGCCGAGTTTTCTTCACTGCGAACCGGCCGACCCAAACGCGCAGGGCTCTCCGTGGCCGTCGGGCCGAACGTGGGACATGGTGAGCACACTCCTCACCGCCTGCGACGCCGCAGACGCAAACATCAAAGTCCGGTGGCTGCTCACCGCCGGCGCGGTCGGCGATAGCGCCGCGGCCGCGTACCTGAGGTGGCAACGCGAGGCGGGATTTGTGCAGCCGGGCGGCGATGCGGCGGCCCAGTTCGCCTCGGAGCGGACGACGCGGAGGCCGGCGCTGCTCACGACGATGTAGACGGGAGCCCCCCAACGTTCGTCGGGCCGCTCCCGGTATCAGCTAGAAACGAATAGAAACGAACGCGCCGCAAGCGGCTCGAGTCCGGGCCGAAGCGGCGCGAACGTGTCTACTGGATCTTACCTGACACACAACGGCCCGCAAGAAGGCGTCGACGGGATTCCCGATCGGAAGACGCCCGGCCGCGCGAGGCGGTCAAACCGCGGCGCCGGCGCGCCGTCTCGTCTGAGCTACCAGCCTCCGTTGCCGTAACCGCTGCTGGTGGGCTTGGACGGTGCGGGGCCGGCGGCGCCCATCTTCAGATCCACCTTTGCGACCCACCACTTGCCGGCGATGCCCTGGCCGTTGGCCTGGTGCGGGGCGGTATCACCGCTGTACCGGTAGAGCAGGTGCCCGTTGTAGGCGACCTGCTCGCCGTTTGCGGTCTTGACGACGCTCAGCTTGCCTGGAAGCTTGTTTCCCGACGTCGGCGTCGACGTGCTGAGCATCGGCGGCCAGATCTGCGCGCACCCGCCGGTGCAGCTGCTGGTGCTCGGTGTATCGGAGCTGACATAGTACAGGGTCATCCCCTTCTCATCGGTGAGCACAGTCGCCGACATCCCCTTGACCGTGATCGCCGCGGTATCCACTGTGTACCCGGCCCCGAACGCCGCCACCCCGAGCGCGGCCGCGAGCAGCACTGCGCCAGCTGCTCCCGCGAGCATCGCCCTCATCCGTTCCGCCATCCTCATCACCTCCAAAAGAGTTGCCCACACACGAAAGGATGCGCCCGGCGGATCACACATCTGTCAGCCCTATGTAACGTCCATGCAACAACCGGACATTGCCGACAGGGGACCGTGCCTTCGTCCCGAACAGCCCGGCCCGATCGCGCCGTTCTTCCAGGTGCGGGGCGCGAAGATCTGCGCGTACGAAACGCTGTTCGATGCGACGGAGCTGCGAAAACTCGGGGGGAAATGACTGGCTCCTCGGGGCAGGACTCGAACCTGCGACCCTCCGGTAAGACAGGTGACATCATGACGACAATTGGGTTGACGCTTCGCGTCGCGCAGAGGCTCCTGGCGGTCATCAGTATCCTGAGTCTGGGGTGCGGGGCGGCAGCGGCGCAGGGCGGTCGGTCGGTGTACCTACCACTGCCATTCAGCGCCGAGCGCCGGGGCATTCAAACCACTGCGTGCCTGCGCGTGAGCGAATACGTCTACCCGGCGTCTCGGTGGTGGGCGGATGCGGCGGGCAGCGCCACCCCGGCTGAACAGGCGCTCAAAGCCGTCATCGCGGCGATGCGGAGCAAAGACCGCGCGACACTCTCTCATTTGTCCCACCCGACGCTCGGCCGCGATCCCAAGCGTTTTGACGAACAGGCCGGAGCCTATTTTCAACAATTCGCGGTCGCGGAGCTCCTGTCGATTCCACGCGGCTACGAATTTGATGGGTTCACGGTGTTCTTCGCGAAGATTCGGCTTGGGGGTCGGACCGTGTTTGCACCCATGGTCTTCGCGGTCGAAGATGACGGATCGTCCGGCTTTCTTCCTTATCGGACGGACGCGTTGACGTACCGGCTCGTCGCGGATTGGTTCGGTTCGAGATGGGGACCGGCCGCCGCCGACACCCCGGCCTACTGCACCGGCGACGACGTCGCACGGGCGACCCACAGGATCGCACTCGGAGTATCCTCGGGCGCCGCGAGGCCGGCGTGGCATCCGAGCCTCTTGCTCTTGCGCGGCGCCTCGTTCGACCGGCCTGGTGCACTCGGCGACCTCGTCAAGCGTACCCGGGCCGCGCTCGCAAGCCTGCAGTCTACCCTCGTCAGCGGGGACATTGACGCCGCGATGACCCACATGACATCCGAAGGCGGGAGGCGCTTGAAGGAATGGTTTACGACGGCCGGTCAAGGCGAGCGCCGTCGATACGGGGCCGCGCTCGCCGAACAGCACCCGTTCTTCCTATTCGACATGTCATCGGTCGCCGTCGTCTACACGAGGGCCCCCGTCGACGTGCAAGTGCTGTACTTCGCCGCCGATGCCACCACGGCGCCGCTCTGGGTGAACTCTTCCTTCGCCACAGTGTGGGACCAGGTGTTTAAGAAAGGACCGCTATACGATGCGGCGTCGCAGCGAGTTCCGTTCCAGGGCATCGCGGTCAAATGAGCGTCACGCCGGACGATTGAAAACCACGGGTTTACTTGGCTCCTCGGGCAGGACTCGAACC from bacterium harbors:
- a CDS encoding MFS transporter, whose amino-acid sequence is MNRRVLLQLSYGHFATDLSQGALPALLPLFKTQYHLSYTDVGLVVLIASISSSIVQPAFGVLSDRARMRWLMPAGALISGTGMILAVAAHHFALMMAMIFLCGLGVAAFHPEGYKWAGLASGERRATGMSYFSAGGNVGYGFGPAAASVALHLAGLRGLFYMPVFSIPAAVILWFVASPRRRSELEAEWHETARAAAGEEMDGRRSGVPAAPRVGRMTAQTVLGLLVTFVVLRSWTSTGESSFIPLYFAGVRHLTPTYAGLLVSLFLGAGSVGTLLGGIAADRWGRRRMLLVSMAILPPLLWLMPRAVGPIGLAAALIAGMAAVSTFAVVMVMAQSVIPGRIGLISGLIIGFAVGTGGIGTTILGAIADRWGVLRALDVTALLPFAALAIALLLPPDPPGAWNPNVETTRSSVRGAHAGAAGGS
- a CDS encoding dienelactone hydrolase family protein — encoded protein: MHHDDNLSGGGLRRRRFLRYLLAGAAGSLCAGTLTAPQARRAWAAAPKAPPSPPGWPPDKAGTTGITVKPDDPSISAAPIEFPAFLTTLQGYLATPTGGETYPAILILHDASGLSEHYRDIARRLAKLGYVALVPDLLSRSGGTAKLGGDAKVADAMTRIPIPKFVQDMNSAMRYLEAHPLVSKTRVGMLSFGLGGVFSWFLLADNSDVKAAAIYYGGVPNLNLVPHISTSVLAVFGDGDGHDEADLKELDAAMKKAGTPWTYKIEAKAGRGFFDDTRRGYTPEAAKDAWKIALDWYEKHLTA
- a CDS encoding heme o synthase; this translates as MTEPIPASIRVFRAFSVTTAVAAYLLVLLGGLVRITGAGLACPDWPLCHGRLVPPLDGLVLIEYGHRLLAASVSVLVLLTAALAFRVRRSVSGSGPLALAVLVLVAVQIVLGGLTVKLQLTPGLVATHLGVAMLFFGGLLVQAANALRPAGPAAPDGFRRLSLGAAAATFVMILIGGYVGSSGAALACPDLPFCRGPVVVPPDAPSQIHMLHRFWALVVAALVIWTAAAAARLRIRRLAVAANLALLCVALQIAAGVLNVATRLAPAVQGVHLGLAAALFATLVVLTALTRPAPERSPAGADRAVPPVRAPRPMPTIAGGSVDDFADAKVAADALAWTADEPKTPLGRAAATARDYLALMKPRIILLLLITTITTMMVASPHHLPLAALFLTVLGGTLAAGSANAFNMYVDRDIDAIMRRTCLRPVPAGRVRPSQAVVFGVVTGCLSMAVMALGVNLLAAALSTAGILFYVGVYTLWLKRSTPQNIVIGGAAGAVPPLVGWAAATGRIDAPAVALFAIVFLWTPPHFWALALGKADDYRAAGIPMLPVVRGDAETRRQIFIYSLVLSAATLALWVPLHALGLVYAVSAVALDAVFVGLAWAVLALRRPGLEMALFGYSILYLGLLFTAMVIDRLI
- a CDS encoding GNAT family N-acetyltransferase produces the protein MTAPAKRVLRTVPREIIGPRVRLRRLRLSDAPAVWDAIEESRTRLERWLEWVPKCRSLRDERRDIARMHGLWRRRESFVVGIFDRTSGRYLGGSAFHKINWERRCFEIGYWIRTSAEGRGYVSEAVRLLTCLAFDRLGAERVEIFMHPRNVRSEAVVKRLGFVYEGTARAVTPGPDGNLEDRHMYALVKADYARIRWRPGRLRSQGGRRPPRALSKVYTRWIRFRLTE
- a CDS encoding redoxin family protein produces the protein MRTLVAITTCAVALAAGMLTLHAVPGLAATAAPELTGGGPWFNTDGRPVTLASLRGKVVGVEMWTAGCENCLNVLPYMKEWYAKYRDSGFVLVGVHTPEFAHEGQVAYVRAAIARLGVAYPVVMDNDYRIWNAYHNAYWPALYLIDKQGRIRYTHIGEGDYDVTERQIKALLGEKI
- a CDS encoding nucleotidyltransferase domain-containing protein: MAGTQHSGARRGSAPRPAARGAEGVAPEVIRAAREIADRLAQERAEAVVLVGSRVRGDVHDHSDVDLIAVGRGPARRLEVHEPFVVSVQWRTPAQLREGFADLADLSPIPGWRRAVIVYDPKKIAAGLKREALAWAWDALGARADAWVAEQVTDYAEEVFKLVGSLRAARYSAAAVQRSALAMKLPRVMAVHRRTLYDGDAQLHEAIVAGMGEPWRRAHRRTLGVQAETLEQTCGAALELYALAAEETKQLLDERQFAVVRGACTAAGFPIGRTPRSKRLI
- a CDS encoding AAA family ATPase, whose translation is MNPIPAVCDSRANGESIPAVSTEDTVTAIGLAFLANVPLSLRGAPGTGKTSLLQSIADTFRWPIHTMTATIHDATDFAGLAYLSSSGSLDTRTMRASLQWAVALAAQAVKQGGDGLLFFDDIAYAPPAVQNALLQIVQQRRVGDFQLPLGIRCAAALNPTDTAASMRVLTAPLANRMVHVTWAPDADSWAEGYLSGWRFVLPALPEGWQRGLPATRAKVAAFVRSQPSFLHCEPADPNAQGSPWPSGRTWDMVSTLLTACDAADANIKVRWLLTAGAVGDSAAAAYLRWQREAGFVQPGGDAAAQFASERTTRRPALLTTM